One part of the candidate division KSB1 bacterium genome encodes these proteins:
- a CDS encoding FAD-dependent oxidoreductase, whose amino-acid sequence MSQRIAILGAGPIGLEAALYANQLGYKVEIFEQGEVGANMLDWGHVRLFTRFKMNHSSLGVISIKRESPNWQEPDGEGYLTGREFVDTYLVPLSQLSALKKKINTGRKVVSIGRENILKGELIGDPARTSYPFRILTENSAGQEQVHTADIIIDSTGVYNNPNWLGDGGIPALGELKNKPFINYQMPDVYGKDRSKFAGKKSLVMGAGYSAATVVCDFQNLIREEPATSLIWAIRGSRSQPIPLIQDDPLPSRAGLTKQANSILQDAAENIQFRNNTIVDSIEYFENKNAFSVGLKSNGHLEKVEVDRVIATVGYGPDNSIYRELQIHECYASRGPMKLAAALLGASSADCLAQESAGADTLKNPEPNFFIIGNKSYGRNPTFLIRMGLSQIVEVFSLISGDEKLNLYQTESEGAVA is encoded by the coding sequence ATGAGTCAAAGAATTGCTATCCTCGGAGCCGGTCCAATCGGCCTTGAAGCAGCGTTGTATGCAAACCAGCTCGGATATAAAGTTGAAATTTTTGAACAAGGCGAAGTCGGCGCCAATATGCTCGATTGGGGTCACGTGCGTTTGTTTACCCGGTTTAAAATGAACCATTCGAGTTTAGGAGTGATCAGTATTAAGCGGGAATCACCCAACTGGCAAGAACCGGATGGGGAAGGATATTTGACCGGCAGGGAATTTGTAGATACCTACCTCGTGCCGCTGAGTCAATTATCTGCATTGAAAAAGAAAATTAACACGGGAAGGAAAGTTGTTAGTATTGGCCGGGAGAACATTTTAAAAGGCGAACTCATTGGCGACCCTGCACGTACCTCTTATCCATTTCGGATTCTAACCGAAAATTCCGCTGGCCAGGAACAAGTGCACACGGCAGATATAATCATTGATTCAACCGGCGTTTACAACAATCCAAATTGGCTGGGCGATGGCGGCATTCCGGCTTTAGGTGAATTGAAAAACAAGCCGTTTATTAACTATCAAATGCCGGATGTTTACGGCAAAGATCGTTCGAAATTTGCCGGTAAAAAATCGTTGGTGATGGGTGCAGGATACTCGGCCGCAACCGTAGTTTGCGATTTTCAAAATCTCATTCGTGAAGAGCCGGCGACTTCCTTGATTTGGGCCATTCGTGGCAGCCGCTCGCAGCCGATTCCGCTTATCCAAGACGACCCTCTGCCAAGTCGCGCCGGTCTAACCAAACAGGCAAATTCAATATTACAAGATGCTGCCGAAAACATTCAATTCAGAAATAACACGATAGTTGATTCTATCGAGTATTTCGAAAATAAAAATGCTTTTTCCGTTGGTCTTAAAAGTAATGGGCATCTTGAAAAAGTCGAAGTTGACCGGGTGATTGCCACGGTGGGCTATGGGCCGGACAATTCAATTTACCGGGAGTTGCAGATTCACGAATGCTACGCCTCGCGCGGTCCAATGAAATTGGCGGCGGCACTTTTAGGCGCCTCTTCTGCAGACTGTTTGGCACAGGAAAGCGCGGGTGCGGATACGCTTAAGAATCCCGAGCCAAATTTTTTCATCATTGGCAATAAAAGCTACGGACGCAACCCGACTTTTTTGATTCGCATGGGATTAAGCCAAATCGTCGAGGTTTTCTCTCTGATTTCCGGGGACGAAAAATTAAATCTGTATCAAACGGAAAGTGAAGGAGCAGTTGCTTGA
- a CDS encoding radical SAM protein has translation MPSAPLYSLDTLWFQVGGTICNLWCTHCFISCSPENHKFGFMPREEVKKYLEESKQIGVKEYYFTGGEPFMNRDMLGILEDTLAIGPATVLTNGILIPERVATRLKEIAENSIYSLEIRVSIDGFTEEANDKIRGEGSFRKAMAGVKNLVENGFLPIITVAQTWEDSETEKIFNGFKKTMNKIGYTRPRIKMIPPLRIGREKIRGRGYDKYEYITKEMMVDYDDHLLQCTTGRMVTDKGVYVCPILIDYPEAKLSDTLAESFEPYPLKHQACYTCYISGAICHNFSASEN, from the coding sequence ATTCCTTCGGCGCCGCTTTACAGTCTGGATACTCTTTGGTTTCAAGTGGGCGGCACAATTTGCAACCTCTGGTGCACTCACTGCTTCATAAGCTGCAGTCCCGAAAATCATAAATTTGGTTTCATGCCCCGTGAAGAGGTCAAAAAATATCTGGAAGAATCGAAACAGATAGGCGTGAAGGAGTACTATTTTACCGGCGGCGAACCGTTTATGAACCGGGACATGCTTGGTATTCTGGAGGATACATTAGCCATCGGACCAGCCACGGTTTTAACCAACGGCATCTTGATCCCTGAACGGGTGGCCACCCGACTCAAGGAGATTGCGGAAAATTCGATTTACTCTTTGGAAATCCGCGTCAGCATCGATGGCTTCACAGAAGAGGCTAACGATAAAATTAGAGGGGAAGGCAGTTTTAGAAAAGCGATGGCGGGGGTCAAGAATCTGGTTGAAAACGGCTTTCTGCCAATTATTACCGTTGCTCAGACCTGGGAAGATTCCGAAACCGAAAAAATTTTTAACGGTTTTAAAAAGACCATGAATAAGATCGGTTACACCCGCCCAAGAATCAAGATGATTCCGCCGCTCCGAATCGGACGTGAAAAAATTCGCGGCCGCGGCTACGACAAATATGAATACATCACTAAAGAAATGATGGTGGATTACGACGACCATCTCTTGCAATGCACCACCGGCCGCATGGTCACCGACAAAGGCGTCTACGTTTGTCCGATTTTAATCGATTACCCGGAAGCGAAACTTTCAGACACCTTAGCTGAATCGTTTGAACCTTATCCATTAAAACATCAGGCATGTTATACCTGCTACATCTCCGGAGCAATCTGCCATAATTTTTCGGCGTCTGAAAATTAA